A stretch of DNA from Bernardetia sp.:
GATGATAAAAGTTAAGAAGAATAAGGAGATTTCACATTGGCAACATCGGTTTACCTTAGCGTTGGGAGTTGGTAACGAACTTGGTGCTGGCTCTTTAGGTTATGCAGCTATGTACGGCTTTGGAGAGTCGCAGCGTTTGCGAATTGGTGCTGGCGTGCGCTTAAATCTAGCTTTAGGAATTACAGATAGTGTTCCTTATCGCTCTGCCATCATAGATACGCTTGATAATAGATTTAGAGATACTTTGCTAGTAGAAAAACCATTTCTAGGCAGCGCAAACTTAGGTTTTTATATTAGCTATGATATTAGCGACCGTTTAGAAATTGGAGCAAGCACCGATTTGGTAGGTCTTGGGTTTGGAGCAGACAAAAACGCCCTTCTCATCAATGGAATAACAAGAGATACACTTTCAGTAGAAGCAGAAGTTCGTTCTTTTGTAAGTGCTTACAAAATTAGAGGAACGCTCAACAATGAAATTTTTGTAGGCTACAAGTTCAATCCTCGTTGGCGTTTGCGCTTAGGAATGCAATATCTCATCACAGAATATCTTACTAAAGAAAAGATTTTCAATAATAACAATGTATTCAAAAACAGAGGCGTGTTAGGCTTTATCTCCATCACTTTTACACCTTTTGGCGATACTGTAAACTGCCCTAAATTTAAAAAAGAAAAAGTTCGTTATTTGAAAGAGGGAGAAATGTAAAACCTACAAGTATAGGCTACCTTTTCTGTTCTTCTATCATTTTCATAATGCTCTTTACAGGCAAAATTCCCCTATCAAAAATATGTACTTCTTTATCTTTCATTTGGATATGAAGCTGATTAAAAAGTAACATTACTTTTTGAGTTGCCATTGCGTTTATTTCTGTTAGGGGAATCACAAACCCACCTTCAATCGCACTTACACTAAGGTTTTCTATCTGAAAATTGCCTTTGAAATATAGATTTTTATTTGTCAGATACAATACACCATTGTATTTGTTTTGGGCAGGAGAATGATAATGAAAAGTCCATTTTCCCTTTAGAGTTTCGTTTTTTGGAAGTTGAAAAGCCATTTTTTTATAAGTTTCAACCGTCGTTGAGGTCAAGACCTTCAATGAGGTAAGATGATTAATCTACAAAGATAACTTCTACTCTTCTATTTTCCTTCATTTGTTCTCTACTCATAGTAATTGGACGAGTTCCTCCATAGCCTACCGTTCGAATTCGGTTTTGACTAATTCCTTTTCTGATAAGATAATTTCTAACCTCAACAGCTCTTTGTTCGGATAATTCTTGATTTTTCTGTGCATTTCCGATAGGTGCAGTATGTCCTTCTATCAAAATTCTGATGTCTTGATTTTTTTCCATAAAACTAGCTAGTTCATTTAGCTCTACTTCATATTCTGGTAAAATATCAGCTTTTGCCGTCTTAAACTGAACTTTAAGTTTTAGTTTTTTTCCTTTTATAGTTTCTACTTTTTCAGTTTGAAGCAATTCGGAAATCGTTTTTTCTTCTTCAAGTTCTTCCAAGTTTTCAATCATTTCAATTTCTTGCTCTGTATTTTCTTCTTTAGCTGTTAATTTTTCTGGATAGTTTACCCTTACAAAAAGTCCTCGTCCTTCTGTTCCGACCCAAATATTATCATTCTTGTCCACAGCTAAAGA
This window harbors:
- a CDS encoding GRAM domain-containing protein; this encodes MAFQLPKNETLKGKWTFHYHSPAQNKYNGVLYLTNKNLYFKGNFQIENLSVSAIEGGFVIPLTEINAMATQKVMLLFNQLHIQMKDKEVHIFDRGILPVKSIMKMIEEQKR